ATGCGATCCACCAAGATTTCGAGATGTAGCTCGCCCATACCAGCAATCACGGTTTGGTTAGTCTCGGGGTCGGTTGCAACGCGAAACGTCGGATCTTCATCGGACAGGGACTGCAAAGCTTTGGAGAGCTTCTCCATGTCCTGTTTGGTCTTTGGCTCTACAGCTACCGAAATAACGGGTTCGGGCACGTAGATCGACTCAAGTACGATCGGCTGCGCGTCGTCGCACAGCGTATCGCCTGTAGTCGTATCTTTGAGCCCGACGATCGCTCCCAGCTCGCCCGCTCGTAGCTCATCAACTTCGATACGTTCGTTGGACTTAAGAACGATGAGGCGCGACAGCCGCTCTTTCTTGTCTTTAGTCGCGTTGTAAACGTAACTTCCCTTCTGCAATACGCCCGAGTAAACGCGAATGAAGGTTAGACGGCCGTATGGATCCGACGCCACTTTGAATGCTAAAGCTGCTAGCGGTTCGTCATCGTCGGCCGGACGCACCCCTTCCGTCCCGTCACCCAGCAGGCCGTGAATTGGCGGTACCTCAGTTGGAGCTGGTAGATAATCGACAACGGCATTGAGCAGCAACTGTACGCCGCGATTCTTGAACGCGGAGCCGCAGAGCATCGGAACCAGCGTGCCCTGCAAGGTACCACGCCGCAAAGCACGCCGAATCTCGACTTCAGTCAGAGATTCCTCAGCAAGATACTTCTCTAAGAGAGACTCGTCGGTTTCGGCAACGGCTTCGACGAGCTTCGCTCGGAACTCTTCAGCAAGTTCGACAACCTCAGCGGGGATCTCGGCAACTTCGATCTCGGTGCCGAGATCGTTACTGTAAATGTATGCCTGCATGCCTACAAGATCGACTAGCCCGCGAAATTCAGACTCGCTACCGATGGGGATCTGCACGGGCACGGCGTTGCATAGCAGGCGATCGCGCGCCTGCTCGTAGACTTTGAAGAAATTAGCACCCGTCCGGTCCATCTTGTTCACAAAACAGATCCGCGGCACCTGGTAGCGGTCGGCTTGCCGCCAAACCGTTTCGGTTTGCGGCTGCACGCCCCCGACCGAACACAACACGGCGATCGCTCCGTCGAGTACACGCATGGAGCGCTCGACCTCGATGGTGAAGTCAACGTGACCGGGCGTATCGATGATATTGATCCGATGGTCGAGCCAACTCGTACTGATGGCTGCCGCTGTAATCGTGATTCCGCGCTCGCGCTCCTGTGCCATCCAATCCATAACGGCATTGCCATCATGGACCTCGCCAATCTTGTGTGCGACGCCAGAGTAATAAAGAATGCGTTCGGTCGTAGTCGTCTTGCCAGCGTCGATGTGTGCGGCAATCCCGATGTTACGAACCCGCTCTAACGGAATTGTGCGAGCCATAGCTAACTCCTTACCCCAACGACCCAGCTAAACCCAACTCGGCAGCGATGTTTGGCGCAGCTTACAAATCAATGCCTTCCCCCCGTGCCGTCCGGCTAGCTAAGCTTGCGGCATCAAACTTTCGGCAACAATGTTGCCCGCGAAAGCCGAGTTTCCTAGTAGCGATAGTGAGCAAAGGCCTTGTTAGCTTCAGCCATTTTGTGCGTCTCTTCGCGCTTCCGGATCGCGCTGCCCGTTTCGTTAGCCGCATCGACGATTTCGTTAGCAAAGCGAACGGACATCGACCGCCCCGCACGCGTCCGTGCGAAACGCGCTAGCCAACGCAGAGCTAATGCCGTTCCTCGGGCAGGGCGAACCTCCATCGGAACTTGATACGTGGCACCCCCGACACGTCGGGCCTTCACCTCAACTAGCGGCGTGACATTGCGCACGGCCTGCTCGAAGACATCTAACGGCTCCTGACCGGTGCGCTCGCCGACAATTTTGAGCGAGTCATAGACAATTCGTGACGCCAAAGACTTTTTGCCATCCAACATCAAACGGCGAATCGTCATGCTAATTAAGCGGCTGTTATAAACTGGATCGGGTGGGATTGGGCGCTTTCGAGCATTACCGCGACGAGACATGATAGATAATTACTGGAAATTGCAGTAGACGAAATGAAAAGTGATGCCTGTTTTTTCACGTCAGGCAACCGTGTCAGGTGCGAACGACAAATTGAATAAGCCGAGATTATTCTTTTGGGCGCTTTGTCCCGTACTTGGAGCGACCCTGACGCCGGTCTTTAACGCCTGTGGTATCCAGAGTGCCGCGAATGATGTGGTAGCGCACGCCCGGTAAATCCTTGACACGACCGCCGCGGATAAGAACAACGGAGTGCTCCTGCAAGTTATGACCGATACCGGGAATATATGCCGTAACTTCAAACCCGGAGGTCAAGCGCACGCGAGCGACTTTGCGGAGAGCGGAGTTCGGCTTCTTTGGCGTCGTTGTATACACGCGCGTGCAAACCCCCCGCCGCTGCGGGCAGGACTTAAGCGCTGGAGATTTAGTTTTTTTCTTGGCTCTGCCGCGTTCGCTGCGGATCAATTGCTGGATAGTGGGCATGAACTAAGCCGGGCACGCTTTATATAGTCAACAGCTCACTAATATATCAATTCCATCCAGGTACTGTCAACTCCCGCCAACGAGCACTGAGGGCAAAAGCACACTCGGAATCTCAGCGCGATTTTCGCAATCGGCGAGGTTCGATCTGGATTTATTGAGAATAGAAACCTAAGTTCAAGCTCGTCAGATCGCCAGCGCCCTGATTTCGAACTTGGCACAGAAATCTGCATGCGTTTACCCCTAAACGAGCAATGGATTTTTGACGATAGGAGGTCCTTGACTGCCTGTAAAGGGAAAGACAGTCAAGCCAAAAACAGTTATTGGCGATTCACAGAAACGTAGATCGCTCCAACAGTGGTGCTCGACTGAAGACGCGCTTACACCTAGCGTGACGTGGGTTGGTTAAGCAAAATGTTTTCAGTCCGAGGCGGTTTTAAAGGAATGCCCGCAACTGCAGTGTTGGATCGCTTGTGGGTTTTGGAAACGAAAGCTCCCACCCATGAGATCCTCGCCGTAGTCGAGAGCTAGGTTTTCCAGGTAGCTGGTGCTACTGGCATCGATCGCAATAGTGAGGTTGCCGGAATAGCAGATGCGATCGCCTTCAGCAGCTGTATCGACGAGGTCCATAACGTAGTAAAGCCCCGAGCATCCACCTGTGCGGACGCTCAGATGTACCAAGCTATTGGGACGATCGCGCACAGTGCGCTGACGCTCGATCTCGCGCGCTGCAGTGGGACTCAGACGGACGGTCATTGTGTCTAACTCGATTACTTTCTGCCGATGACGTTGCGGTTGAGATTGCCCATTGTTGAGGCTTTATGGCGATCGCCGAGGATTACTTTTTGTGGCGGGCGTAATCGTCTTGGAAACGAACGATATCGTCTTCACCAAGGTATTCGCCGTTTTGCACTTCAATCAGAATGAGGTCGATAACACCAGGGTTTTCCAAGCGGTGCGTGGTGCATTGGGGCACATACGTAGATTGATTCGTAGCCAAAACGACCTCGCAATCACCGCAGGTCACCTTAGCCGTTCCCGAGACCACGATCCAGTGTTCGCTGCGGTGGTGGTGCATCTGCAAGCTTAGACGGTGACCGGGTTTGACAACGATACGCTTGAGTTTGTAGCCCCTCCCTTCATCGAGTACCGTAAAGGAGCCCCATGGTCGTTGCTCGGTAGCAAGATAACTACCATTAGTTGCCGAGATCGGGGCAACGGGCTTGACTTCGATTTCAGTTTGAGGTTGAAGCATAATCCTTATTGCCCCCCTGCTGTGAACTAATTTTGGTGCCGCTTGCTCTACAAGACATTGCCCGTAAACGACCGCAATGACCCGGCTCGAAGCTGCAGGCATAGGCGTCAATTTACTGTAGCAGACGGTTTCGATCGAAACTGTGCGTCTGCTGCCGTGAATACCCTTACCGTCATATGCAGACGCTACCCATGACTATTAAGCCTGCACCACCAGCAATAGTCGACCCGATTTGGGGGGACGAGCATGCTTGTTCGGTCCCAGCACCGCGCGATTTACTCAAGAGGCACTGGCAGCTAGGAGGTCGTCGCTCATGTCGAAATTGGTGACGACGGTTTGGACATCGTCGAGGTCGTCGAGGGCATCGACGAGTTTGATGAGGGATCGCGCTTGGTCGGGATCGGTCACCTCAATGTGATTGTCAGGAATCCAGCGCACTTCAGCATCGACAACGGGTAGATCCTGTGCCCGAAGGGACTGGCTGAGTGCTTCGAGATTGGTTGTTTCGGTGAAAACCTCTGCGCCGGGATTATCGCGGTCGTGGTCGAACTCATAGCTATCGGCACCGCCAGTAAGGGAGGCTTCAAGTAGCACGTCCTCGGAGATACCGCCATCGAGGCGCACGACGCCTTTCTGAGCAAACATCCAGCTCACGCAACCGGTTTCGCCTAGGTTGCCGCCATTTTTAGAGAAGGCCGATCGTAGATCGGCAGCAGTGCGATTGCGGTTGTCCGTTAGGGCTTCGATCAGAACGGCAACGCCGCCCGGTCCGTAGCCCTCGTAGCGAACGGTTTCATACTGCGCGCTGCCATCTTCAAAGGTACCGGCGCCTTTCGCGATCGCGCGTTCGATGTTGTCGAGTGGAATGCCGGCAGCTTTTGCTTTGTCAATCGCCGTGCGCAGTTGGAAGTTACCTTCGGGGTCGGGGATGCCCATCCTTGCGGCGACGAGGATCGCTCGCGAAAGCTTGGTGAAGACGGCCCCGCGCTTTGCATCGACCCGCGCTTTCTGACGCTTAATATTTGCCCATTTGCTATGTCCTGCCATTGCCCTTTTAAAGCTGATATTGACTAGAAACCATCTGGGTGGGGTACTTCGACAGTTTTAACATGAGTGCTGCCGGCAATCTCACAGACCGGACTTTAGGCGGACGTGGGGAGCCGTTACCTCGCTAGGATGAAAGTGAAGGCGTTGCGCCGAGTTCGGCAGGGTACCGACCGGTGGGAGCAGCTTGGATGCTAGCGAGCTGGTATTATCGCAAGCATGTTAAGGAACCTTTAAGCCTAGTTAATGCTCGGGGGGCGAGGGCTGGCGCAGCCAATCCCCGGCAAATTCAGCAAATTTGATAACGCGCACTCGCAGGCTTCCGCTTCGAGTTGATGCTTCGGATGCCACCGCCGCTAAGAGTAGAACCGATGTTTCCATCTTTCCCCCCCTCGCCGGCCGACGAACGCACGGACAAGCCCGAAGAAGCTTGTGCGGTGTTCGGCATTTACGCTCCGGGTGAAGACGTAGCAACAATGACGTACTTCGGGCTGTATGCGCTGCAGCACCGCGGTCAGGAGTCGGCTGGCATCGCTACCTTTGAGGACGACGGCGCTCACCTTTATAAAGACATGGGGTTGGTGACGCGCGTGTTCAACGAGGGTATCCTCGCGCGCCTGGCGGGCAATATTGCTATCGGGCACACGCGATACTCGACCACTGGTTCGAGTTTGGTGGAAAACGCGCAGCCGGCGGTCGTAGAAACGCGTCTCGGACCGCTAGGGCTCGCGCACAATGGCAATTTGGTCAATCCAGAAGAGTTGCGGGCAGCACTCGAAGAGGACAATTTTAAGTTCTTATCGACAACTGACTCGGAAGCGATTGCCTTGGCGATCGCCCAAGAAGTCAATGGCGGAGCCGACTGGCTGGACGGGGCAGTGCGGGCTTTTAAGCGCTGTCGAGGGGCATTTAGTTTGGCAATTGCCACGCCGGCCGGACTGATGGGCGCGCGCGATGCGAACGGCATCCGGCCGTTGGCGATCGGCAAGATCGCAGGCGAGCCGACACGCTACGTGCTGGCATCAGAGACAGCAGGGCTCGACATTATTGGTGCCGAGTTCGTGCGCTCGGTCGAACCCGGTGAATTGGTCTGGATTACGGATGCAGGACTCTCGTCAGTCAAATGGTCAGAGCAGCCCGATAGCAAGCTGTGCGTATTCGAGATGATTTACTTCTCGCGTCCGGATAGCATCGTGCACGACGAGACGCTTTACAGTTACCGGCAGCGGCTGGGCGCGCAACTCGCGCGTGAGTCGCCGGTTGAAACGGATTTGGTGATTCCGATACCTGACTCCGGAACCCCAGCGGCGATTGGATTTGCCCAAGAGTCAGGAATTCAGTTTGCAGAGGGGCTGATTAAGAATCGCTACGTTGGACGCACCTTTATTCAGCCGACTCAGCACATGCGCGAGGTGGGCATTCGCGTCAAACTCAACCCGCTGAAGGACGTCTTGGCAGGCAAACGCGTCGTGATGGTGGACGATTCGATCGTGCGGGGCACAACCAGCCGCAAAATCGTTCAGGCGCTCCGAGAAGCTGGAGCTACGGAAGTTCACATGCGCGTGTCGTCGCCGCCGGTGACCCACCCTTGTTTCTACGGCATCGATACCGACAATCAAGATCAGCTCATTGCGTCGCAAAATTCGGTTGCCGAGATTGAGGCGCAGCTCGGGGTGGATTCGCTGGCGTATCTGAGTTGGGAAGGAATGATGGCTATGACAAGGCGCGACCCGAACAGCTTCTGTTCTGCCTGTTTTACAGGTCGGTATCCCGTGGAAATTTCCGACCGCCTCAAGCGAACGAAATTAATCTTAGAGCAGCCCGAGGGCATTTCAACCGGCCGCTCGGACGACGATGAACCTGAGCCTGCACCGCAAGGCGAAACCGTAGGCGTTTGAGGGGGACGTTCACGACCGCGCCCGCGCAGTTTGGTCCTAAGTACCGAAAGTGCGATCGCCGGCATCGCCCAAACCGGGGACGATGTATCCGCGCTCGTCGAGTTTTTCGTCAATGGTCGCGCAGTAAATCGTCAGCTCGGGGTACTGAGTGCCCAGCTTTTGGAGCGCGACCGGAGCAGCAACAACGGAAATGACCCGCGTATGGGCGAGGTTTGCCCCTCTGCTAGCAAGTTGATCGAGGGCTAGCAACAAAGAGCCACCCGTCGCCAGCATCGGCTCGCAAATCAGCACGCGCGTGTCGGGCTGCAACTGTGCGGGGAGCTTGTTAACGTAGCAGCTCGGCTGCAGGGTTTCCTCATTGCGTGCCACGCCAATGTGGTAGGTGGATGCCAGTGGCAGTAAACCTTGGGCACCGTCGAGGAGCGCCAATCCCGCCCGCAGGATCGGGACGACAGCGATCGGGACGGAGTAGTCAATCGCAGTGACGGGGCAGGGAGCCAGTGGCGTTTGGACTTCCCCCGTAATGGTAGGCAGCCAGTCGCGGCGTATGGCTTCGTAGGTCAGCCAGCGACCGAGTTCGCCGAGCGCGCTTTTGAACAGTGTAGAGGGCGTACTGGCATCGCGCGCGACGCCGAGCCAGTGTTTGACAAGGGGATGGTCGGGAACGTAAACGCGCAGTTGAAGACTCATGGCAGGGCAGGGGACGATGGGCTCAGAACATCTTACCGGCTCGCGGATCCAGCAGGGGGTTGTAACCCTCGTAACCATGATGCTGGTGTTTTGGCTGTTTGCAGAATCGAACAGCTCGTCAGCGCCCTCCCGAACATCCTCGGCGGCGTGCTAAAGTCACTGGCGTGATTGGAGGCACTCGCCGTGCTTCGACCCAGGAGCTGGTATTTCGTACCTGCTTTCGCGAGACTGAATGGCTAAGGGTTTCCCCAGCGCAGGATGTAATCATTTTGTTGCTTCGAACCGCACATCCCACAATAGAAGGGACGTTTTGGTCCGGCAACTGCATGAGTGTCAATCGACTTGCCAGCGGCTCGCTCTGTTGGCGTACTGGGATGCTAACGCTTGCCTGGTTGGGACTGCAAAGCGGGACCGCGATCGCGCAATCCGGTCTGCCGACCGCTGCACCAGCCGGACAAACTGGAAGCTGTCGGCCGTCGGTACTGTCGCAGCTAGAGCGCCATACAGTGAGTGCTGGCGAGACAATCTCGAGCATTGCCGCGCGCTATGGTTTGTATCCTGGGACGATCGCGCGGCTCAATCCCGGCGTGCCGGATGCGCCTGCATCGGGAATGGAAGTTTTGGTGCCGCCATTTAACGGCATGCGCTTGGAAGTGCCCTCAGGCACTACCTGGAACGATTTGGAAACAGCTTATGGCGTCCGAGCCGACGTGCTGTTCGAGCTGAATGGTTGCACGCCGCGTCCCGAATCCGTATTCTTGCCAGGCGTGAATTGGTCTCCTACCGGACGAGTCGGGGACTACAACGGTTTCGACGGCTATCCGCTACCGGAACGTGCCGAAGTTACGCTCGCTTACGGTCCGCACGGGCGCGGCTTCCACAGTGGCCTCGATTTGCAAGCTGCGCCGGGCACGCCGGTGCTGGCAGTGGCTGCCGGAACTACGGCCTTCGTCGGACCGAGCGATGCCTATGGCAATCTGGTCATTGTCAATCATCCCGACGGCCGACAGACGCGCTACGCACACCTGGGCGAGCTGGGAGTAACGGTCGGGCAACCTGTCGTCGCCGGTCAGCAAGTAGGTACCGTTGGGACGAGCGGCGTTCCGGACGCGCGGAAGCCGCACCTGCACTTTGAAATACGCATCCGCACGCCGCAGGGATGGGTCGCCCAGGATCCGGTGCTGCATTTAATCGGCGATCGCAGCAACCCCGAGACCAACCGCTATACTGGCGAGGAATTGAGCAAATGAGACGGATGCGGTCGCTGGCTAGAAGGCGTCTAATTTCTCGCGCGCGGTCTGCAACAGCTGTAGCGAGCTAGATAACCATGGACGTAGAGAGGGACCGAAAGCGATGGAGGGCGTGGCAGTGGATCGCCCTCGGGTGCGGGGGGACTCTCTTTGTGGGGTTGGGGCTGTTGGCAATCGGCGGGTACCTTATTACCCTTAGTGTCAGCAGGTCAAACAACCCCGAGGAGGCGCGTGCCGCCCTTTTGCCTACGAGATTCCGGGTGGAGATCGCGGTTTCGCCAGCATCAGCATGTTCGGCTTCGCGGTCTCGCAGGTCTCCGACCTCAACGAACCGCCGACGGCGTTCTTGTCTGTCGTTCAGTTGCCATGAGTCGGCGACGCGTCAGCCCCAGCAGTCGAAACAACCAATTTCGAGCAGAGACTCCTCGACTCGGCGCGCGAGTCGCTGATGCTGGCGGCAGGGCAACCTTGGATGAAATGCCCGAGCGAATGGAGCTGGTGGAGCTTTGTGGTGCAACCGTGCCCGTGACGAACTTGGCAGGGCAAGTGCGCGTTGCAGAAACGCCCGAGGCTATGCAGATAGTGGAATATTCGGCATCGGTCAGCTACGAAGGCCAAATCCGCATCGTATATGTCTACACGAAAGGTGCCGAAGCTGTTTCGCGCGCAGCAGCAATTTTCGACTCCTTGGAATGTCAGTAAAGGCCCGTACGGCCGGCGCGGGCGATCGCCTTGCCTTCACCCGCGCGCATGCCAAAATCAACCGACCTCGCGACGCAGGAAATCAATTAAGTCGCCGGAGATGTCCTCGCTCCAGTGTTCTTGCGGGTAATGTTTGGCATCGGGCAGCTTGGTAAGTTCGATATTGTCTGCTGCCGCGATCGCCTCGACCGCTGCCACGTCCAGCCAGGGATCGCGCGCGCCCCAGAAGATCGCTGTCGGTTTCGTCCAGGATTGCCAGCCGATGTCCAGCTCCGTCATCGCCTTGGCAAACTGCATGTTTTGAACGGCCATCAACAGGGAACGCCCGACTGCCGAACTCTCCAGAAACGGTGCGCGATAGGTGGCTAAATCGCGATCGTCGATGCGGAAACCGCTGCCACCCTCGAGCGTGCGATCCACCAACAGCGGGTCTTGGGTCAGCATGTCGCCGACAAACGGGATACCCCACTGTCGCATCGTCCAGGGCAGTCGCGCTGCCATCGATAGCGGTGCGTTCAGAACGACCAACCGCTCAATACGCTCGGGATGGCGCTGCGCGTACTGCAGCCCCACCGAACCGAGAAACCCTTGCACCACAATCGATACACGATCGCAGCCCGCGGCATCCAGAAAATCCCCCAGTGCGGCAACGAATGCATCCGGCGTGTAACGAAAATCGAAGCGGTCCGGCTTGTCAGAGCGTCCCGAACCGAGCCAATCGGGGGCGATCGCGCGAAACCCCGCTTCAGCCAGCGTTGGCATTAAATAGCGCCAGCAAAATCCGTGAGACGGCAACCCGTGCAGAAGCACGACAGGAGATTCACGCGGCGTGCGGTCGGGCGCGCTCTCGCGATAAAACCAGGTGAATTTGCCTGCCGTCACCGTTTGCTCGGCAATTCCAGCCATTTCCGCGCTCCAGCTAGCGTA
The sequence above is a segment of the Rubidibacter lacunae KORDI 51-2 genome. Coding sequences within it:
- the fusA gene encoding elongation factor G, yielding MARTIPLERVRNIGIAAHIDAGKTTTTERILYYSGVAHKIGEVHDGNAVMDWMAQERERGITITAAAISTSWLDHRINIIDTPGHVDFTIEVERSMRVLDGAIAVLCSVGGVQPQTETVWRQADRYQVPRICFVNKMDRTGANFFKVYEQARDRLLCNAVPVQIPIGSESEFRGLVDLVGMQAYIYSNDLGTEIEVAEIPAEVVELAEEFRAKLVEAVAETDESLLEKYLAEESLTEVEIRRALRRGTLQGTLVPMLCGSAFKNRGVQLLLNAVVDYLPAPTEVPPIHGLLGDGTEGVRPADDDEPLAALAFKVASDPYGRLTFIRVYSGVLQKGSYVYNATKDKKERLSRLIVLKSNERIEVDELRAGELGAIVGLKDTTTGDTLCDDAQPIVLESIYVPEPVISVAVEPKTKQDMEKLSKALQSLSDEDPTFRVATDPETNQTVIAGMGELHLEILVDRMLREFKVEANIGQPQVAYRETIRKRASAEGKFIRQSGGKGQYGHVVLEVEPGESGSGFEFVSKIVGGTIPREYVPSVEAGMKETCESGILSGYPTIDLKATLVDGSYHEVDSSEMAFKIAGSMGIREAVKLADPVLLEPMMKVEVEVPEEFLGDVMGDLNSRRGQIGSMNTEGGLAKIAAQVPLAEMFGYATDIRSKTQGRGIFSMEFDHYEEVPRHVAEAVIAKNQGNA
- a CDS encoding HesB/IscA family protein, which translates into the protein MTVRLSPTAAREIERQRTVRDRPNSLVHLSVRTGGCSGLYYVMDLVDTAAEGDRICYSGNLTIAIDASSTSYLENLALDYGEDLMGGSFRFQNPQAIQHCSCGHSFKTASD
- the rpsG gene encoding 30S ribosomal protein S7, with the translated sequence MSRRGNARKRPIPPDPVYNSRLISMTIRRLMLDGKKSLASRIVYDSLKIVGERTGQEPLDVFEQAVRNVTPLVEVKARRVGGATYQVPMEVRPARGTALALRWLARFARTRAGRSMSVRFANEIVDAANETGSAIRKREETHKMAEANKAFAHYRY
- the upp gene encoding uracil phosphoribosyltransferase — protein: MSLQLRVYVPDHPLVKHWLGVARDASTPSTLFKSALGELGRWLTYEAIRRDWLPTITGEVQTPLAPCPVTAIDYSVPIAVVPILRAGLALLDGAQGLLPLASTYHIGVARNEETLQPSCYVNKLPAQLQPDTRVLICEPMLATGGSLLLALDQLASRGANLAHTRVISVVAAPVALQKLGTQYPELTIYCATIDEKLDERGYIVPGLGDAGDRTFGT
- a CDS encoding M23 family metallopeptidase codes for the protein MLTLAWLGLQSGTAIAQSGLPTAAPAGQTGSCRPSVLSQLERHTVSAGETISSIAARYGLYPGTIARLNPGVPDAPASGMEVLVPPFNGMRLEVPSGTTWNDLETAYGVRADVLFELNGCTPRPESVFLPGVNWSPTGRVGDYNGFDGYPLPERAEVTLAYGPHGRGFHSGLDLQAAPGTPVLAVAAGTTAFVGPSDAYGNLVIVNHPDGRQTRYAHLGELGVTVGQPVVAGQQVGTVGTSGVPDARKPHLHFEIRIRTPQGWVAQDPVLHLIGDRSNPETNRYTGEELSK
- a CDS encoding phosphomannose isomerase type II C-terminal cupin domain, with the translated sequence MLQPQTEIEVKPVAPISATNGSYLATEQRPWGSFTVLDEGRGYKLKRIVVKPGHRLSLQMHHHRSEHWIVVSGTAKVTCGDCEVVLATNQSTYVPQCTTHRLENPGVIDLILIEVQNGEYLGEDDIVRFQDDYARHKK
- the rpsL gene encoding 30S ribosomal protein S12, whose amino-acid sequence is MPTIQQLIRSERGRAKKKTKSPALKSCPQRRGVCTRVYTTTPKKPNSALRKVARVRLTSGFEVTAYIPGIGHNLQEHSVVLIRGGRVKDLPGVRYHIIRGTLDTTGVKDRRQGRSKYGTKRPKE
- a CDS encoding YebC/PmpR family DNA-binding transcriptional regulator, with protein sequence MAGHSKWANIKRQKARVDAKRGAVFTKLSRAILVAARMGIPDPEGNFQLRTAIDKAKAAGIPLDNIERAIAKGAGTFEDGSAQYETVRYEGYGPGGVAVLIEALTDNRNRTAADLRSAFSKNGGNLGETGCVSWMFAQKGVVRLDGGISEDVLLEASLTGGADSYEFDHDRDNPGAEVFTETTNLEALSQSLRAQDLPVVDAEVRWIPDNHIEVTDPDQARSLIKLVDALDDLDDVQTVVTNFDMSDDLLAASAS
- a CDS encoding alpha/beta fold hydrolase, coding for MAGIAEQTVTAGKFTWFYRESAPDRTPRESPVVLLHGLPSHGFCWRYLMPTLAEAGFRAIAPDWLGSGRSDKPDRFDFRYTPDAFVAALGDFLDAAGCDRVSIVVQGFLGSVGLQYAQRHPERIERLVVLNAPLSMAARLPWTMRQWGIPFVGDMLTQDPLLVDRTLEGGSGFRIDDRDLATYRAPFLESSAVGRSLLMAVQNMQFAKAMTELDIGWQSWTKPTAIFWGARDPWLDVAAVEAIAAADNIELTKLPDAKHYPQEHWSEDISGDLIDFLRREVG